One genomic segment of Paenibacillus xylanexedens includes these proteins:
- a CDS encoding PepSY domain-containing protein, translated as MMMMNKHKLWIGSLSAAVLLGGSAVAASGNVNGQSVQTAPTSTTQSATQNQNSTGKMLNASQAKALALKAADGKVDDVDLERRNGQTFYEVEIDRKGTNDVVVRLDAYTGKILAVVNDEDYDDDDDYKGTVSGNTSNNSTSKQVKLTASQASNIALKQVTGGKVTKVELDHDDGRYVYEIELRTAQGEADVDIDANTGKVLSFDQDFDDQD; from the coding sequence ATGATGATGATGAACAAACATAAACTTTGGATTGGTAGCTTGTCAGCAGCAGTATTACTTGGTGGATCGGCCGTAGCGGCTAGCGGGAATGTGAACGGACAATCGGTGCAAACTGCACCAACGTCAACAACACAATCTGCAACACAGAATCAGAACAGCACAGGTAAAATGCTGAATGCATCCCAAGCGAAAGCGTTGGCGTTAAAAGCAGCCGATGGTAAAGTGGATGACGTGGATCTGGAGCGTAGAAACGGCCAAACGTTCTATGAAGTTGAGATCGACAGAAAAGGAACCAATGATGTTGTCGTTCGTCTGGATGCTTATACAGGCAAAATCCTTGCGGTCGTGAATGATGAAGACTACGATGATGACGACGATTATAAAGGTACTGTATCAGGCAACACATCTAATAACTCTACTTCCAAGCAGGTCAAATTGACGGCATCCCAGGCTTCAAACATTGCGTTGAAACAAGTTACGGGTGGTAAAGTAACCAAAGTCGAGCTGGATCATGATGATGGTCGCTATGTGTATGAGATCGAACTGAGAACTGCTCAAGGTGAAGCAGATGTAGATATCGATGCCAACACAGGTAAAGTGTTATCGTTTGACCAGGATTTTGACGACCAAGATTAA
- a CDS encoding ABC transporter ATP-binding protein produces MSEQQVLSIESLRMRYNGRYVLNGIDLEVNRGEMIGYIGPNGAGKSTTVKILLGLVEGYVGTVRIFGKDIADGDVEYKRRIGYVPEVAELYEQLTPAEYLTFTGELYGMSYEDADYKAKLLMDCFGMEKSYHSRIASFSKGMRQKVLLISALLHDPDLLFLDEPLSGLDANSVMVVKEILSQLSAKGTTIFYSSHIMDVVEKISSRIVLIAEGRVVADGTFKQLQQQSMEGTLEEVFNQLTGFNEHKAIAERFVSIVQEVY; encoded by the coding sequence GTGAGTGAACAACAAGTGCTATCCATTGAAAGCTTGCGTATGAGATACAACGGACGTTATGTGCTGAACGGCATCGATCTGGAAGTGAATCGCGGTGAGATGATTGGATATATTGGTCCCAATGGGGCTGGCAAGAGTACAACGGTTAAGATTTTACTCGGGCTGGTTGAAGGATATGTAGGCACGGTGCGAATCTTTGGTAAAGATATTGCAGATGGGGATGTAGAGTATAAACGCAGAATCGGCTATGTTCCGGAGGTCGCGGAATTGTACGAACAATTAACGCCTGCGGAGTATCTGACTTTTACGGGAGAGTTATACGGCATGTCCTATGAAGATGCGGATTACAAAGCCAAGCTATTGATGGATTGTTTTGGAATGGAAAAATCATATCATTCCCGCATTGCATCCTTTTCCAAAGGTATGCGTCAGAAAGTGCTGTTAATCTCTGCGCTGCTACATGACCCGGATCTGTTGTTCCTGGATGAACCGCTCAGCGGATTGGATGCCAATAGTGTGATGGTGGTCAAAGAGATTTTGTCACAATTGTCAGCCAAAGGCACAACGATCTTCTATTCGTCACACATCATGGATGTGGTGGAGAAGATCAGCAGTCGAATTGTACTGATCGCTGAAGGACGCGTAGTGGCAGACGGTACGTTCAAGCAGCTTCAACAGCAATCCATGGAAGGTACGCTGGAGGAAGTATTCAATCAATTAACGGGCTTTAATGAGCACAAAGCCATTGCGGAGCGATTTGTATCGATTGTGCAGGAGGTGTACTGA
- a CDS encoding RICIN domain-containing protein, which translates to MAMNDGWLKKNTQSRRFTRRLSYLLALVLALQSIGMLLAPGPNASAAPLSVTNGIQFKDTNGNVVHAHGGGMIKANGYYYWFGENRNTNGTFKAVSVYRSSDLKNWEYRNDVLTSNSATELNISNIERPKVIYNSATGKYVLWMHKENGLDYGEARVAVATSNTVDGNYTYVGSYRPLGYDSRDMTVYNDNGTAYLISATRVNADLNIYKLTPDFLGVESLVTTLWPGQYREAPALFKKDGVYFLITSGATGWNPNQAKYATASSITGTWSGLSNFGDSTTYGSQSTYVVPVEGSQTTSYLYMGDRWAGAWSGPVQDSKYVWLPLSFPSATSLAMNWASSITIDTATGTVTGVSTPDVWDPNASYQLISRKSNKLLNVIGGSSVNGADLEQRADWGTTSQQWQITDAGQITDAGGGYVKIINRSSGKLIGVENGATTDGAVIEQWNDGGWASQQWQLVSVGGGYYKLKNRSTGKVLDISSQSLADGAAAIQWTDNGGTNQHFQIVKVQ; encoded by the coding sequence ATGGCTATGAACGATGGATGGTTGAAAAAGAATACACAATCACGTCGCTTTACCCGCCGCTTAAGTTATCTGCTTGCTTTGGTTTTGGCGCTGCAATCCATAGGTATGCTGCTTGCACCCGGACCGAATGCTTCAGCTGCTCCACTTAGTGTAACGAACGGGATACAGTTCAAGGATACCAATGGCAATGTCGTTCATGCTCATGGGGGCGGGATGATTAAGGCAAATGGGTATTATTACTGGTTTGGAGAGAACCGCAATACGAATGGAACGTTCAAGGCAGTGTCCGTGTATCGTTCATCGGATCTGAAGAACTGGGAGTATCGTAATGATGTGCTGACCAGCAACTCGGCTACCGAGCTAAATATCTCTAACATTGAACGCCCAAAGGTCATCTACAACAGTGCTACCGGCAAATATGTGCTGTGGATGCACAAAGAGAATGGTCTGGATTATGGCGAGGCCCGAGTGGCGGTAGCTACTTCGAATACAGTTGATGGCAACTACACGTATGTGGGCAGTTATCGTCCACTTGGGTATGATTCCAGAGATATGACGGTGTACAACGATAACGGAACGGCTTATCTGATCTCCGCGACCCGAGTGAATGCAGATCTGAATATATATAAGCTGACCCCGGATTTCCTGGGTGTGGAATCCCTAGTCACAACGCTGTGGCCCGGACAATATCGTGAAGCACCAGCCCTATTCAAAAAAGACGGCGTCTACTTCCTGATCACCTCGGGTGCGACCGGCTGGAATCCGAATCAGGCCAAATATGCCACAGCCTCCAGCATTACAGGCACATGGAGCGGCCTCAGTAACTTCGGCGACAGCACAACGTATGGTTCTCAATCCACCTATGTTGTTCCAGTAGAAGGTTCACAGACCACATCTTATCTCTACATGGGTGATCGCTGGGCTGGTGCATGGAGCGGACCGGTGCAGGATTCCAAGTATGTCTGGCTGCCACTTTCATTCCCGAGTGCAACCAGTCTGGCGATGAACTGGGCCAGCAGTATTACGATTGATACAGCAACAGGGACTGTGACCGGAGTGAGTACACCGGATGTATGGGACCCGAATGCTTCATATCAGCTGATTAGTCGTAAGAGTAACAAATTGCTGAATGTCATTGGGGGTTCTTCCGTCAACGGTGCGGATCTGGAGCAGCGAGCAGATTGGGGAACAACCAGTCAACAGTGGCAAATTACCGATGCGGGTCAAATTACCGATGCGGGTGGCGGTTATGTCAAAATCATCAACCGTTCCAGTGGCAAGCTAATCGGTGTGGAGAATGGTGCCACGACGGATGGGGCTGTCATTGAACAGTGGAATGATGGTGGCTGGGCCAGCCAGCAATGGCAACTCGTCAGTGTAGGTGGTGGTTATTATAAACTGAAGAACCGCAGTACAGGCAAGGTATTGGATATCTCCAGTCAATCCCTGGCAGATGGGGCTGCGGCCATCCAGTGGACGGATAATGGCGGTACGAATCAGCATTTTCAGATTGTTAAGGTGCAGTAA
- a CDS encoding Leu/Phe/Val dehydrogenase encodes MQLWQEMERESMEELIFCHDADSGLRAVIAIHNTVLGPALGGCRYWTYASEEEAVRDAVKLARGMTYKNAISGLPYGGGKVVIWNVPFAKNAKPDEDGCGSQSAEQVAGDLGVEQQKGAEREVVADQGADRIDKSLDTDVSKRAQRFRALGRCLERLNGRYVTGLDLGTTATDMDQIRLETAHVTDTTGSLGAQDDFTAEMTAYGVHIGIVTSLRQQGIASLQGIPVAVQGLGKVGYALCRYLHAAGARLIVADVVPERVQRALVQFSGAIPADPAHIHAADCKVFAPCALGGVLTPATVEELRCSIVAGAANNQLSERQLVAGRMQARGILYAPDYVLNAGGIISTAYELEGAGPDLIRQKVAGIAGTLSKVYAEATQSAISTADAADRLAESILRAGDKK; translated from the coding sequence ATGCAGCTATGGCAGGAGATGGAGCGGGAAAGCATGGAGGAACTCATTTTTTGCCATGATGCAGATAGTGGATTGAGGGCGGTCATTGCCATTCATAACACGGTCCTTGGACCTGCGCTCGGCGGATGTCGCTACTGGACGTATGCGTCCGAGGAAGAAGCTGTTCGGGATGCTGTGAAACTTGCCAGAGGCATGACGTACAAAAATGCAATCTCCGGACTGCCGTATGGTGGCGGGAAAGTGGTCATATGGAATGTGCCTTTTGCGAAGAATGCAAAACCGGATGAGGATGGTTGCGGATCCCAAAGTGCTGAGCAGGTCGCTGGAGATCTAGGGGTAGAGCAGCAAAAGGGCGCTGAACGGGAAGTCGTCGCCGATCAGGGTGCTGATCGTATAGATAAAAGCCTGGATACGGACGTATCCAAGCGGGCGCAGCGCTTTCGCGCACTGGGTCGTTGTCTGGAGCGGCTGAACGGACGGTACGTGACCGGTCTTGATCTGGGTACCACGGCGACAGACATGGACCAGATCCGACTGGAGACCGCACATGTGACGGACACCACGGGTTCGCTTGGGGCGCAAGATGACTTCACTGCCGAGATGACCGCCTACGGCGTACACATCGGCATTGTGACCTCGCTGCGCCAGCAAGGCATTGCATCTTTGCAGGGCATTCCCGTTGCCGTCCAGGGACTGGGCAAGGTCGGGTATGCCCTGTGCCGTTACCTGCATGCAGCCGGGGCACGGCTCATTGTGGCAGACGTTGTACCGGAGCGTGTACAACGTGCCCTTGTGCAGTTCAGCGGCGCCATCCCGGCCGATCCGGCCCATATCCACGCCGCTGACTGCAAGGTCTTCGCCCCCTGTGCCCTAGGGGGCGTACTGACCCCGGCAACGGTGGAGGAGCTGCGCTGCTCCATCGTTGCCGGGGCGGCCAACAACCAGCTGAGTGAACGACAGCTGGTTGCAGGCCGCATGCAGGCGCGCGGCATCCTGTACGCGCCTGATTATGTGCTCAACGCAGGCGGAATCATCTCCACCGCCTACGAGCTGGAAGGCGCCGGGCCTGACCTGATCCGCCAAAAAGTGGCGGGGATTGCAGGCACGCTGAGCAAGGTATACGCAGAGGCTACGCAATCTGCGATCTCCACAGCCGATGCAGCCGATCGGCTGGCGGAATCCATCCTCCGAGCAGGCGATAAAAAATAG